In a single window of the Nicotiana tomentosiformis chromosome 8, ASM39032v3, whole genome shotgun sequence genome:
- the LOC138898013 gene encoding uncharacterized protein — translation MAVSLRNGRDLDREQEVVQSRRDAVLSTPMTLETDESTKLIEVIIEHAQVDKSKEKEFEQLPEQVVEKAPNKEKTPSNGQKLTRAPFPQRLAKQKKDDQYRKFMEMLRQIQLNIPLMDALREMPGYAKMMKDLMHQNAVVTRPMAKNLYDPGSFTIPCTIGSYAFAKALCDLGASINLISLAIYTKLGIGRARPTSMLLQLDDRSVKRPAGILDDVLVQVGKFEFSVDFVILDCQVDEEISIILGRPFLATGRALIDCETGELKMRLNNEEIIFNVQ, via the exons ATGGCAGTGAGTCTCAGGAATGGAAGGGATTTAGACAGAGAGCAAGAAGTTGTTCAATCTAGGAGAGATGCAGTTCTAAGTACTCCAATGACATTAGAGACTGACGAGTCAACGAAGCTCATAGAAGTTATAATTGAACATGCACAAGTGGACAAAAGCAAGGAGAAGGAGTTTGAACAACTCCCAGAACAGGTGGTGGAAAAGGCTCCTAATAAAGAAAAGACACCAAGCAATGGGCAGAAGCTAACTCGTGCACCATTCCCTCAAAGGTTGGCaaagcaaaagaaagatgatcaatatagaaaattcatggaaatgcttagacaaattcaattgaatattccgctgatggatgctttgagggaaatgccaggctatgcaaaaatgatgaaggatctGATGCATCAAAA CGCAGTAGTGACAAGGCCTATGGCTAAAAATTTGTATGATCCCGGTAGTTTCACTATCCCATGCACAATTGGaagttatgcttttgctaaagcattatGTGACTTAGGAGCCAGTATCAACTTGATATCGTTGGCAATCTACACAAAATTAGGCATTGGCAGAGCTAGACCGACCTCAATGTTGTTGCAACTGGATGATCGCTCAGTCAAAAGGCCGGCAGGAATTCTGGATGATGTACTCGTCCAAGTGGGGAAGTTTGAATTTTCTGTCGACTTCGTTATTCTTGACTGTCAAGTTGACGAAGAAATATCAATAATTTTGGGGAGGCCATTCTTAGCCACTGGGAGAGCATTGATCGACTGTGAGACTGGAGAGTTAAAAATGAGGTTGAATAATGAGGAAATAATATTCAATGTTCAATAA